Proteins from one Acidiphilium multivorum AIU301 genomic window:
- a CDS encoding malonyl-CoA decarboxylase → MSATSPLSHDRPNRSWLERLWSSIAEHGRVFVNLPNDDLPSRERAELLADALLGGRGEASGAALAAALLGTLRGLAPHERITFCEFLATGFEPDADRLQDAARAYLGSPDAATAAALATAAEPPRQELLRRMNMAPGGTGALIDMRREVLAELPKRPSLAPLDSDLRHLFASWFNRGFLELRRIDWRTPAFILEKLIAYEAVHEIQGWDDLRRRLAPDRRCFAFFHPALPDEPLIFVEVALVKGLAEAIGPLLAPAADDDAAEHAQQDAAARANTAIFYSISNCQEGLRGISFGNFLIKQVVAELQSELANLRKFSTLSPVPGLRRAIRAVLDSPSAPLLAAEEREAIGRALGTAPAADTSAEGDANLLKSILEDRPWWTEAPLAAALRGPLLRLAALYLTGAWRANGVPAAARPDPVARFHLGNGARLERINWLGNTSPRGIAESFGVMVNYLYDPDAIEARHEAYLRDGTVARAAAVDQLMAPPGQSWLARRTRGLITTES, encoded by the coding sequence ATGTCCGCCACCTCCCCCCTTTCGCACGATCGCCCCAACCGCTCCTGGCTTGAACGCCTCTGGTCGTCGATCGCCGAGCACGGGCGCGTCTTCGTCAATCTGCCGAATGACGATCTTCCCTCGCGCGAGCGGGCGGAGCTTCTGGCCGATGCCCTGCTGGGCGGGCGTGGCGAAGCCTCCGGCGCGGCCCTCGCCGCTGCCCTGCTCGGCACGCTGCGCGGCCTCGCGCCGCATGAGCGGATCACGTTCTGCGAATTCCTCGCCACCGGCTTCGAGCCGGACGCGGACCGCCTCCAGGACGCCGCCCGCGCCTATCTGGGATCGCCCGACGCGGCCACCGCCGCCGCCCTCGCCACAGCCGCCGAGCCGCCCCGCCAGGAACTCCTGCGCCGGATGAACATGGCGCCCGGCGGCACCGGCGCGCTGATCGACATGCGCCGGGAGGTGCTGGCCGAACTGCCGAAACGCCCGAGCCTTGCTCCGCTCGATTCCGACCTTCGGCACCTCTTCGCATCCTGGTTCAACCGCGGCTTCCTGGAGCTCCGCCGGATCGACTGGCGCACCCCGGCCTTCATTCTCGAAAAGCTCATCGCCTACGAGGCGGTGCACGAAATCCAGGGCTGGGACGACCTGCGCCGCCGCCTCGCCCCCGATCGCCGCTGCTTCGCCTTCTTCCATCCCGCCCTGCCGGACGAGCCGCTGATCTTCGTCGAGGTCGCGCTGGTCAAGGGGCTGGCCGAGGCGATCGGCCCGCTGCTGGCCCCGGCCGCCGACGATGATGCCGCCGAGCATGCCCAGCAGGATGCCGCAGCACGGGCAAATACGGCGATCTTCTATTCGATATCGAACTGCCAGGAGGGCCTGCGCGGCATCTCCTTCGGCAATTTCCTGATCAAGCAGGTCGTTGCCGAACTCCAGTCCGAACTGGCAAACCTGCGGAAATTCTCGACCCTGTCCCCCGTTCCCGGCCTGCGCCGCGCCATCCGCGCGGTGCTGGACTCGCCCTCCGCCCCGCTGCTTGCCGCCGAGGAGCGCGAGGCGATCGGCCGCGCGCTCGGCACCGCCCCGGCGGCCGATACCTCCGCCGAAGGCGACGCCAATCTGCTCAAATCGATTCTCGAGGACCGCCCATGGTGGACCGAAGCGCCGCTCGCCGCGGCGTTGCGCGGCCCCCTGCTGCGCCTCGCCGCGCTCTATCTGACCGGCGCCTGGCGCGCGAACGGCGTTCCGGCCGCCGCCCGGCCCGACCCGGTGGCCCGCTTCCATCTCGGCAATGGCGCGCGTCTCGAACGGATCAACTGGCTCGGCAACACGAGTCCGCGTGGCATCGCCGAGTCGTTCGGCGTGATGGTGAACTATCTCTACGATCCCGATGCGATCGAGGCGCGGCACGAAGCCTATCTGCGCGACGGAACGGTGGCGCGGGCCGCCGCGGTCGACCAGCTGATGGCGCCGCCGGGCCAGTCCTGGCTGGCCCGGCGCACGCGCGGGCTCATCACCACCGAAAGCTGA
- a CDS encoding MFS transporter: protein MNDFGTAAPGGARARTSLNRQQIAGFWGAWFGWMLDGMDSVIYALVLAPALTELLPHSGIKPTPANIGEIGSILFAVFLVGWGFSFLWGPIADRFGRRNALAATIMLYAVFTGAAALSQNIWELGLFRLIAGIGIGGEWAMAGTYVAEAWPEDRRKMGAGLLQTGYYFGFFAAAALNFTVGASLGWRAMFLCGMVPVIISILILLGVKETGKWERHHAGRDTHPLVAIFAPAYRRQTIVMSVLLTVAIIGLWAGAVYEPSAIIILAKAAGMPIKAAIHMASFGTGILSIGTILGCIALPIMAERWGRRPTLSIYFAVMFITIILAFGWAFYLPAGHALPAFLTVLFFLGFGGGNFAMFSLWLPELYPTEIRATAFAFCTSIGRFAGAVVNFILAGAVKGMGTLGTPVAITAVAFAIGLLIVPFGRETRGQTLPD from the coding sequence ATGAACGATTTCGGCACGGCCGCGCCTGGTGGCGCGCGCGCGAGAACCAGCCTCAACCGGCAGCAGATCGCCGGGTTCTGGGGCGCCTGGTTCGGTTGGATGCTCGACGGGATGGACAGCGTGATCTACGCGCTGGTTCTGGCCCCGGCGCTCACCGAGCTGCTGCCCCACTCCGGCATCAAGCCCACCCCGGCGAATATCGGCGAGATCGGCTCCATCCTGTTCGCCGTCTTTCTGGTCGGCTGGGGCTTTTCGTTCCTCTGGGGCCCGATCGCCGACCGGTTCGGCCGCCGCAACGCGCTCGCCGCCACCATCATGCTCTACGCGGTTTTCACCGGGGCCGCGGCATTGTCGCAAAACATCTGGGAGCTCGGCCTGTTCCGCCTGATCGCCGGCATCGGCATCGGCGGCGAATGGGCGATGGCCGGCACCTATGTCGCCGAGGCGTGGCCGGAGGACCGGCGCAAGATGGGCGCCGGACTGCTGCAGACAGGCTATTATTTCGGCTTCTTCGCCGCCGCCGCGCTCAATTTCACCGTGGGCGCAAGCCTTGGCTGGCGGGCGATGTTCCTCTGCGGCATGGTCCCCGTCATCATCTCGATCCTGATCCTGCTCGGCGTGAAGGAGACGGGGAAATGGGAACGCCACCACGCCGGCCGCGACACCCATCCCCTCGTCGCCATCTTCGCGCCCGCCTACCGGCGCCAGACCATCGTGATGTCGGTGCTGCTCACGGTCGCCATCATCGGGCTCTGGGCCGGCGCGGTCTATGAACCGAGCGCGATCATCATCCTCGCGAAGGCCGCCGGCATGCCGATCAAGGCGGCGATCCACATGGCCTCCTTCGGCACCGGCATCCTTTCCATCGGCACCATCCTCGGCTGCATCGCCCTGCCGATCATGGCCGAGCGCTGGGGACGGCGGCCGACGCTCTCGATCTATTTCGCGGTGATGTTCATCACCATCATCCTCGCCTTCGGCTGGGCGTTCTACCTGCCCGCCGGCCATGCCCTGCCGGCCTTCCTGACCGTCCTGTTCTTCCTCGGTTTCGGCGGCGGCAACTTCGCGATGTTCAGTCTCTGGCTGCCGGAACTCTATCCGACCGAAATCCGCGCCACCGCCTTCGCCTTCTGCACCTCGATCGGCCGCTTCGCCGGCGCCGTGGTCAACTTCATCCTCGCGGGGGCGGTGAAGGGCATGGGAACGCTGGGCACGCCGGTCGCGATCACCGCCGTCGCCTTCGCGATCGGGCTGCTGATCGTCCCCTTCGGCCGCGAAACGCGCGGCCAGACCCTGCCCGACTGA
- the shc gene encoding squalene--hopene cyclase, which translates to MFDTISFDFDALDQAISRAHARLSAEQRADGHYVYELEADATIPAEYVLLEHFLDRIDPELEARIGVFLRGIQGNSPQNPGGWPLFHDGAMDISASVKAYFALKAIGDDPDAPHMRRAREAILARGGAARTNVFTRIQLALFGAVPWRACPVMPVEIMLLPDWFPITIWKISYWSRTVIAPLLVLLTERPIARNPRNVRIDELFVTPPDQVTDYIRGPYRSNWGYLFKAIDSALRPLERHFPARSRKRAIQAAIDFITPRLNGEDGLGAIYPAMANTVMMYHTLGYSPDHPDYATAWASVRKLVTDASYRFEGASYVQPCLSPVWDTSLAAHALAEAGSPGDAQLAAACDWLIPRQILDVKGDWAYRKPDAPPGGWAFQYNNAHYPDVDDTAVVGMILDRNGDPAHREAVERARQWILGMQSRSGGWGAFDSDNEFHYLNHIPFADHGALLDPPTADVTARCISFLAQLGHAEDRPAIERGVAYLRREQEQDGSWFGRWGTNYIYGTWSSLCALNAAGVAQDDPMMVRAVEWLLARQRPDGGWGEDCETYAHAKPGEYHESLPSQTAWALLGLMAAGQAEHEAVARGIAWLQSVQEDDGSWTEQPYNAVGFPRVFYLRYHGYPRFFPLLAMARYRNLARGNSRQVQFGF; encoded by the coding sequence ATGTTCGATACGATTTCCTTCGATTTCGATGCCCTCGACCAGGCGATCAGCCGCGCCCACGCGCGGCTTTCGGCGGAACAGCGCGCGGACGGCCATTACGTCTACGAACTCGAGGCCGACGCGACGATCCCCGCCGAATACGTCCTGCTCGAACATTTCCTCGACCGGATCGACCCCGAGCTTGAAGCGCGCATCGGCGTGTTCCTGCGCGGCATCCAGGGCAATTCGCCGCAGAATCCCGGCGGCTGGCCGCTCTTCCATGACGGGGCGATGGACATTTCGGCCAGCGTGAAGGCCTATTTCGCGCTGAAGGCGATTGGCGACGATCCGGACGCCCCGCACATGCGCCGCGCCCGCGAAGCCATCCTCGCCCGCGGCGGGGCGGCGCGCACCAATGTGTTCACCCGCATCCAGCTCGCGCTGTTCGGCGCCGTCCCCTGGCGGGCCTGCCCGGTCATGCCGGTCGAGATCATGCTGCTGCCGGACTGGTTCCCGATCACCATCTGGAAGATCAGCTACTGGTCGCGCACCGTCATAGCACCTCTGCTGGTGCTGCTGACCGAGCGCCCCATCGCACGCAACCCGCGCAACGTGCGGATCGACGAGCTGTTCGTCACCCCGCCCGATCAGGTGACCGACTATATCCGCGGCCCCTACCGCTCGAACTGGGGCTACCTGTTCAAGGCGATCGATTCGGCGCTGCGCCCGCTCGAGCGGCATTTCCCCGCCCGCAGCCGCAAGCGCGCGATCCAGGCGGCGATCGACTTCATCACCCCGCGCCTGAACGGCGAGGACGGGCTGGGCGCCATCTACCCGGCCATGGCCAACACGGTGATGATGTATCACACGCTCGGCTACAGCCCCGACCACCCGGATTACGCGACGGCCTGGGCCTCGGTCCGCAAGCTGGTGACCGATGCCTCCTACCGTTTCGAGGGGGCGAGCTATGTGCAGCCCTGCCTCTCCCCGGTCTGGGACACCTCGCTGGCCGCCCACGCCCTCGCCGAGGCCGGCAGCCCCGGCGATGCCCAACTCGCCGCCGCCTGCGACTGGCTGATCCCCCGCCAGATCCTCGACGTGAAGGGCGACTGGGCCTATCGCAAGCCCGACGCCCCGCCCGGCGGCTGGGCCTTCCAGTACAACAACGCGCACTACCCCGACGTGGACGATACCGCCGTGGTCGGCATGATCCTCGACCGCAACGGCGATCCCGCCCATCGCGAGGCGGTGGAACGCGCCCGGCAATGGATCCTCGGCATGCAGAGCCGCTCCGGCGGCTGGGGCGCCTTCGATTCGGACAACGAGTTCCACTACCTCAACCACATCCCCTTCGCCGATCACGGCGCCCTGCTCGACCCGCCGACGGCGGACGTCACCGCGCGCTGCATCTCCTTCCTCGCCCAGCTCGGCCACGCGGAAGATCGCCCGGCGATCGAGCGCGGCGTCGCCTATCTGCGCCGCGAGCAGGAACAGGACGGCTCCTGGTTCGGCCGCTGGGGCACGAACTACATCTACGGCACCTGGTCTTCGCTCTGCGCGCTGAACGCCGCCGGCGTGGCGCAGGACGATCCGATGATGGTCCGCGCCGTCGAATGGCTGCTCGCCCGCCAGCGGCCGGATGGCGGCTGGGGCGAGGATTGCGAGACCTACGCCCACGCGAAGCCCGGCGAGTATCACGAAAGCCTGCCCTCGCAGACCGCCTGGGCGCTGCTCGGCCTGATGGCCGCCGGCCAGGCCGAGCACGAGGCCGTCGCCCGCGGCATCGCCTGGCTGCAATCGGTGCAGGAAGACGACGGCTCGTGGACCGAACAGCCCTATAACGCGGTCGGTTTCCCGCGGGTGTTCTACCTGCGCTACCACGGCTATCCGCGGTTCTTCCCGCTGCTGGCGATGGCGCGCTACCGCAACCTCGCCCGCGGCAACAGCCGGCAGGTGCAGTTCGGATTCTGA
- the prfB gene encoding peptide chain release factor 2 (programmed frameshift), giving the protein MSAETQSLAEQITQSVALLRRHLDWDAALRKLEELNARAEDPALWDNADAAQAMLRERNRLATQTEAVHTIERETEDALTLAELAEAEGDQSVLAEAEAALRRISEEAKRREIESLLAGEADGNDCYLEVNAGAGGTEAQDWAEMLLRMYTRWAEQHGYKVTMLEESEGEQAGIKSATIQVSGMNAYGWLKTEAGVHRLVRISPFDANARRQTSFASVWVYPVVDDSIEVEINPADLKVDTFRASGAGGQHVNKTESAIRITHVPSGIIVACQNDRSQHRNRATAMEMLKSRLYEMELQKREEAAAASESAKRDIGWGHQIRSYVLAPYQLVKDLRTNFESGNPDAVLNGDLDAFMAASLASRVGATRSEASAQAE; this is encoded by the exons ATGTCTGCCGAAACCCAATCGCTCGCCGAGCAGATCACGCAAAGCGTGGCCCTGCTGAGGAGGCATCTT GACTGGGATGCCGCCCTTCGAAAACTCGAGGAACTGAACGCCCGCGCCGAGGACCCGGCGCTGTGGGACAATGCCGACGCCGCCCAGGCGATGCTGCGCGAGCGTAACCGCCTCGCGACCCAGACCGAGGCGGTGCACACGATCGAGCGCGAGACCGAGGATGCGCTCACCCTCGCCGAACTCGCCGAGGCGGAGGGCGACCAGTCGGTGCTCGCCGAGGCCGAGGCGGCGCTGCGCCGCATCTCCGAGGAGGCCAAGCGCCGCGAGATCGAGAGCCTGCTCGCCGGCGAGGCCGACGGCAATGACTGCTATCTCGAGGTGAATGCCGGCGCCGGCGGCACCGAGGCGCAGGACTGGGCCGAGATGCTGCTGCGCATGTACACCCGCTGGGCCGAGCAGCACGGCTACAAGGTGACGATGCTCGAGGAATCCGAGGGCGAGCAGGCGGGCATCAAGTCCGCCACCATCCAGGTCTCCGGCATGAACGCCTATGGCTGGCTGAAGACCGAGGCCGGGGTGCATCGGCTGGTGCGGATCTCGCCCTTCGACGCCAATGCGCGGCGGCAGACCAGTTTCGCCAGCGTCTGGGTCTATCCGGTGGTCGACGATTCGATCGAGGTCGAGATCAACCCGGCCGACCTGAAGGTGGACACGTTCCGCGCCTCCGGCGCCGGCGGCCAGCACGTCAACAAGACCGAGAGCGCGATCCGCATCACCCACGTCCCCTCCGGCATCATCGTCGCCTGCCAGAACGACCGCAGCCAGCACCGCAACCGCGCCACCGCGATGGAGATGCTGAAATCCCGCCTCTACGAGATGGAGTTGCAGAAGCGCGAGGAGGCCGCCGCGGCCTCGGAAAGCGCGAAGCGCGACATCGGCTGGGGGCACCAGATCCGCTCCTACGTGCTCGCACCCTACCAGCTCGTGAAGGATCTGCGGACCAACTTTGAAAGCGGCAATCCGGACGCGGTGCTGAACGGCGATCTCGACGCGTTCATGGCCGCATCGCTCGCCTCCCGCGTGGGGGCGACCCGCAGCGAGGCGTCGGCCCAGGCCGAGTGA